A single region of the Malaclemys terrapin pileata isolate rMalTer1 chromosome 2, rMalTer1.hap1, whole genome shotgun sequence genome encodes:
- the LOC128832026 gene encoding transcription factor Sox-17-alpha-like — translation MSSPDAGYASSDDQTQARCSLPIMMPALGPCQWAESLSPLADAKVKSEAAPAGAASSRAKSESRIRRPMNAFMVWAKDERKRLAQQNPDLHNAELSKMLGKAWKALSLAEKRPFVEEAERLRVQHMQDHPNYKYRPRRRKQVKRLKRVESGFLPHGLAEAPGAGLASEGSRMCVESLALPYPEQGYPAVQSALPPALGHYRDCQPLAAAFDGYNLPTPDPSPLDAAETETAFFTPPLQDECQLAPYGYPAAEYSTHGAESQASAALRRHLPRAEPLGQLSSLQSLLGCQGPLHAYYGQLCPPAGPARAPQLPPQPCQPSPPPEVQQCREPLEHLSQDELLGDVDRTEFEQYLHFACKPELGLHFPGHEAGLPAPDAHGPISSVVSDASTAVYYCTYPDA, via the exons ATGAGCAGCCCCGATGCGGGCTACGCCAGCAGCGACGACCAGACGCAGGCAAGGTGCTCGCTCCCCATCATGATGCCGGCCCTGGGCCCCTGCCAGTGGGCAGAGTCCCTGAGCCCCCTGGCAGACGCCAAGGTGAAGAGTGAGGCGGCCCCGGCGGGGGCTGCGAGCAGCCGGGCCAAAAGCGAGTCCCGCATCCGCCGGCCCATGAACGCCTTCATGGTGTGGGCCAAGGACGAGCGCAAGCGGCTGGCGCAGCAGAACCCGGACCTGCACAACGCGGAGCTCAGCAAGATGCTGG GGAAGGCCTGGAAGGCGCTGTCGCTGGCGGAGAAGCGGCCGTTcgtggaggaggcggagcggctGCGGGTGCAGCACATGCAGGACCATCCCAACTACAAGTACCGGCCGCGCCGGCGGAAGCAGGTGAAGCGCCTGAAGCGCGTGGAAAGCGGCTTCCTGCCGCACGGGCTGGCGGAGGCGCCGGGCGCCGGGCTGGCCAGCGAGGGCAGCAGGATGTGCGTGGAGAGCCTGGCCCTGCCCTACCCGGAGCAGGGCTACCCCGCCGTGCAGAGCGCGCTGCCCCCGGCGCTTGGCCACTACCGGGACTGTCAGCCCCTGGCTGCCGCCTTCGACGGCTACAACCTGCCGACCCCGGACCCCTCCCCGCTGGACGCGGCGGAGACCGAGACGGCCTTTTTCACACCGCCCCTGCAGGACGAGTGTCAGCTGGCGCCCTACGGCTACCCCGCGGCCGAGTACTCCACGCACGGGGCCGAGAGCCAGGCCAGCGCCGCGCTCCGCAGGCACCTGCCCCGCGCCGAGccgctggggcagctcagctccctgcagagcCTGCTGGGCTGCCAGGGCCCCCTGCACGCCTACTACGGGCAGCTGTGCccgcccgccggcccggcccgagctccccagctcccgccGCAGCCCTGCCAGCCCTCGCCGCCGCCCGAGGtgcagcagtgcagggagccgCTGGAGCACCTGTCGCAGGACGAGCTGCTGGGCGACGTGGATCGCACCGAATTCGAGCAGTACCTGCACTTCGCCTGCAAGCCCGAGCTAGGGCTCCACTTCCCGGGCCACGAAGCCGGCCTGCCCGCGCCAGACGCCCACGGGCCCATCTCCTCCGTGGTTTCGGATGCAAGTACTGCTGTGTATTACTGCACTTACCCAGACGCCTGA